GCTCATTAAAGACATCAACCTTTTAAGTTTTGAATTGTTTAGGGGGATTAAATCTTCTGGTGACTTAGGTGATTTTCAATTGGCAAAGAAGGGCTTAATGATGTTGTATCAAACTCAGAAATCTTACGATCATGAAATACAAGTAGCGAAACGAGCTGAATTTTTAGGTTTAGAAGTAAAAGAGTTAAATAAAGCAGAGATCGCCAAACTGGAGCCTAATATTAAAATCAATGCTGAAGGTGCTATTCATTATGAATGTGACGGACATACCACCCCCACAGAACTGATGCCTAAATTACTCCAGTATTTAACATCGGTCGGCACCCAACTAAAAACAAGTGAAGAGGTGCTTGATATTAAAATTTCAAATCGAAAAATTATAGGATTAACAACTTCAAAAGCTTACTATGAGGCTGATGAAGTGGTTTTGGCTGCTGGTTCTTGGAGTGGAGAACTTGCAAAAAAATTAAAATTGAATATTGCCTTACAAGCCGGAAAGGGCTATAGTATCAATGTAGAACGCCCAACAGGAATAACAATTCCTGCCATTTTGATGGAAAGTAGTATGGCCGTAACCCCCATGCAAGGTTTTACGCGTTTTGCTGGAACAATGGAGTTCTCAGGAATTAATACCATCGTAAGGAAAGAGCGCGTACATTCTATCGCCAATGGTGCAAAAAAGTTTTATCCTGAATTTGAAATTACCCAAGAAGAGCGCAATGCTGCTAAAACAGGATTACGGCCCGTTTCTCCTGATGGATTGCCCTATATTGGAAAATCGAGTGCCTATGACAATCTAACTTTTGCAACAGGGCACGCTATGATGGGTTGGAGCTTGGGCCCGGCTACAGGCAAGCTAGTGGCCGAAATTATCGATGGTAAAAAAACTTCTATGGATATAAGCGCTTTTCACCCCGATCGTAGGTTTAGCTAATGAACTCCATTTTTAAAAATGGTGTGGCCATTAAAAAAGTAAAAGTTGATGTATTTAATTTCTGAGCGTACTATCGTTATCAAGGGTTCTAGAATACATGGAAGGACTATATATGTTCACTTCAAAAAAATTTCTTTTTTATTAATTATGTTTGAAAACTAAAAGTCTAATGCCAACCTTTTTTAAAGGTTTATCTCTAATTGAATAATCACCAACATCTATTTAAAGTTTTAAGGGAAAGCAGTGTATTTTTTCAAAATGATGAACTTTAACTTGATGTTTTATATTAGGAAGCCAAGCGTTTAGATGCTAAATTACTCATGATTTTAAGCGATGATATACGCCTAAAACAACTGATTTATATAGAGATGAATTCATTATTAAAATTTGAATGAATGCAAAT
The sequence above is drawn from the Cellulophaga sp. Hel_I_12 genome and encodes:
- a CDS encoding FAD-binding oxidoreductase, with the translated sequence MAKNIVIIGGGIVGLSAAYFLQKEGHQVTVLDKSAITTGASFVNAGYITPSHIIPMASPGKIKQGIQWMFNSSSPFYMKPRWDIDFFKWSWYFHKSSTHAKVEKAIPLIKDINLLSFELFRGIKSSGDLGDFQLAKKGLMMLYQTQKSYDHEIQVAKRAEFLGLEVKELNKAEIAKLEPNIKINAEGAIHYECDGHTTPTELMPKLLQYLTSVGTQLKTSEEVLDIKISNRKIIGLTTSKAYYEADEVVLAAGSWSGELAKKLKLNIALQAGKGYSINVERPTGITIPAILMESSMAVTPMQGFTRFAGTMEFSGINTIVRKERVHSIANGAKKFYPEFEITQEERNAAKTGLRPVSPDGLPYIGKSSAYDNLTFATGHAMMGWSLGPATGKLVAEIIDGKKTSMDISAFHPDRRFS